GTTGATTTATTCAGGGTTTAGACACATCTCCCTTTTAAGCATATCTCCAACTAGAGCACCGATAGTCATCCATGGCCACTTTACTGCCCACCAGTCCCAGGCAGCATGTACACAGCTCTCACTCCAGTACCATAATTATTGGTCCCAACAAAAGGTTTGTGCGAACTTGTTAAGCAGAGTTATCTACTAGGTCTTGGGTGAAATACATTATGACCTCTGCAGGACCCAGTACTCCAAGTAGACAGGGGTTTTTCAACAGGTAATGGTCGAGGTCAGAAGTAGAAGGGTATTGGAAGTGCGGGTATTAAGATACAGGCAGAGGGCAAgaacaaatggaaagaaaaagtAAGAAAGGAGGAAAAGACTAGAACATGACACCAAGTGAGGGATGCAGGGAGTTTTAACCCCATAACAAGAAAAGCAGGGATCTATGGGATACCTAGATTACAGGGCTGCAGGAAATTATTTGCAACCAAAGGGCACCCAAGCATCGCAAGACTGGCATTCATTTGGAAAACCTAGTCAAGCTTTTGGACAGCTTCTATGCACAGCAGATTTTCTTATGTTTTTCTTACAACCTGATAACATATCCTTAAACTAATTTGGCAAGCCTACCCATAACCTTCATTTCTGCCCACAGCACCATGGTTATTTCTATGTGTACACGAACTAACGTTACTTAATTGTTCTCTGCTTCTTACAGCACACAGTGCCTTTCTAAATAGAGTACAGACTGTGCCGGTTGTTTACATCCCCCCATCACAAGGTAAGCGTGACCTCAGACCTTTCCAATAAGCAGTCTCTACTGTGATACCTCACATCTATCGCGGGTGATGTTAGCTGCAGAACAGTGGGGTCCGCAAAACGGTTTGCTTAACCCCCACCTACAAACGTTACAGTAGTAACCCCTTTCTCCCATCACAACAAATGCATAATATAATCGTCTAGTTTTGAGTTTGTGCGCCCTCTGCTATAACACATGCTTTTACTTCCTAGATTACTTAACAAGCCGAAGCTTTACAACCATTGCCCAGAGCCGTGCACACACCAACCCCACAAGTCGCCTGTGTCACTGGCTATGGAGTGTGAGGTAATCTGAAtagaagttttaaataaaaaaacatttatacgAGTTTTCCAAATCATTTATTCTGCGACTTTAATAACCAGTTATTTACCTACGCCTCATTAAAGGGTTGTTAACGTAGCTTTCTGAAAGGGGCACAATCGAACGTAAATGGGGCATGCCAGCTAATCTGCAACACAAACCTGCCAACTGATGCAAGTTCAAAAAAGCATAGCCATTAGCATACCCAAAATGGTTAAACACCAGCTTATTTGCCATTTAAGATAGGTTGCACTGTAACAGTCAGACATATGTATGGCAGGATAAGTGCATGGTGTGTACCCCCTTTAGAAGAGCTGGTTGTGTTTGAGGGCTTACAGTGAAGCTTTCCTATAACACCTACTTATCGGACACTGCCACAGACATTTTAATAGCTGGTAGAACATGTCAAAGATAAGACGTACAAGCTGTATTTGAAAGCACAAGCCAAAGGGGTAGAACCTACTCTTGCATAACAACAAGTTTATTTAAGGCAGTCAGTTTTCCGGTGTAACATCGGCGTAAAAAGCTGTGATGGAAAATGAATATTCTTCACTGGCATTAGATTTAATCAGACATGGGGATCCCACTTTAAGAGCAACAGGTTTTGGATGGTACAGTAACTATAGGTCCTTACGCTATAGAAGCTCTTACGTCAGCAGCACACAGCCTCCCAAGAACTTCCCGACCATTTAAAGTCATACTAAAGAGTGCTCCCTTAAAACTGGAAATTAAAGTCGAGGGTAAAGAACGGAAAGTAACGTATTAAGAATAAGCCCAACTTGCATTAAGAGGGATTAGATGTAGTACAAAACCCTTCCAGGCCTTATTCACATCCCCAAGCAATTGGGACTATCAAAGGGCCGGTGCTGGAACAGCTCCTGGGAGAAGAACACCTCGAGCCAACCATAACTGCAGACTAGAGTTTTATATCCAAATTTATTGAGTCAGATGGATAAGGCTACAGGTACAGTGTATGAGAGCCCAATATTTCCATCCAACATTCAGACTTCATTGTCCCTTCTCCATATTGTTAGCACTTGTCCACCACGGCTCAACGCTCTGCTCCTGAACTGACGTTCTGTGCCACATACTGTGCAGGTAGTCCTACCCATCGTCACTCAGCATGCAGATGGCACTTAGTGCTGTTTTCGTCTGAAGGAGCAACCTGTTGAGAAGAGAAATCCATTACTAATCAGTAATGTAACAGCAGTGTTCGGTAAACCGGCAGCTTGACAGCTGCAGCAATGTAAATGTTTAACGGGTCACATGTTTAGATGAGACCATTAATAGCTGAAATAACAGCGCAGAAACAAACGAATGCATTCAAGGGCAACAGCCTATAGGCAAATGTCCAAGCCTTGAAAGGACTCAAGGACCAGAAAACGGCAGGTTACAACAGAGTAGAGTCAGTTCCACAAATGTGAAGTCAGTGCTCTATATTATCCAGGAATAAGTAAAGACCAATCCTACCACATCCCGCTGAATACATAAAGTGGAGTAACACCTTTACCACAAGCCCATCCTCTATGTAGATGAAATTTCCACAGTGCAGACTTTGCCGAAACGATGTGAGGCGCTGTGCGGTGTGAAAAGACAAGCATGGAAATTACTGAGCAATAGGAATGATAAGCTGGATTGTTACTGGTTGATGTACTGCAATGAAGTAGCAGGAGTCCTCAAATCTTCTACCCATCTCTTGTCATAACCACTAAGCGGAGGTGCAGAGCTTTCCATTCAATATTACAAGATGCATATTACACAAGCTTCCATCACAGCCACGATAAAAGGCTGACCGAGGTGCAATCATATGTTAGtgtgcagcacaccatcacatgCAAGGATATATGGCACTGAGCAGCCTTGTACCTAGCCCTGCCCATGGTAGGTTGGTTACTTGAGGTCAGGTCTCGTATATGGCGCCGGTGCCGAGTGGGAGGCCATTCTGCACTTTAGGATATATGCAAGAATGCCTGTCCTACTGATTTAATTCTGTATGCGTGCGATGTGTGCCAGCAGGAGTCCTGCAGAGGTGTCCGGGTGGACCTCTAAGATGGGGTAATTTGTTTTCAGACAGCTTACCTTCCGTGAGCCTCGCCTTTCCTCCTGTGGGCTGACAAAGAACCGTAGAGCAGCCTACACACAGGACCACCGTTTGTGCATGGCTAAATACAGTGGTGATTTTGTAGCAACCTGGAAGAAAAACACAGTAGTTAAATGACCGGGGAAGGAGAAGAACGTCAGACAACTCAATTATGTCTCTTCGACTGATACGTGCACTAAACATAACCACCCCCCAATCACTTATGATAATCTTATTTAATACCCTCAATTTACTAACACTTTTAAGGTTCTGGTGCGATGTGTTGGTCCGAATAAAGTTAAGCACCACCTAGTCAGGATGTGCGATTAATGGTTTTAGGAGAACAAGCTGACTTTTTTCTTATCGCACCACAAGTTTGAATATTTTTTCCTTGAGAAATATTTATAGGTTTAACCTGACCACACTCCGGTTAAGATCCATACTTAATGAGGTCATAGAGCTGCTTCTCAACGCAAAGACATTTAGGTAGCCAGTATTTTTTGCAGACACGAACTTGAATCATAAGTATTAACtcagaagtttaaagtaatatctGCATTTAGTTTCAAGACTATATACTTCCATTTAACCATCCTGACATTACAACCCCAAGGGGATACACCTTTTGATACAATCAGCAATCTTGTGAGGATATATAGTCTGAAACCTTAGCGATATAAGTGCATTGCCCCTCCCATGGTCCCTAAAAGACCTTTATTACAGTTGGCATATCATGTGAAAATGCAGGAGCACGGGCTTTGCGGCCATAGTTAAAACAGACAAATGTTAAAACGTTGGGGGAAATATCTATGACAATTTCACCTGCTTACCTGGACACTTCACATCCATGAAGTAAGAGTTTGGACTCTGCACCAGGCGCTTCTTCTTGTGTTTCCTCTTCTCCTCCTCAGGAGACGGATGTAAGAGATCTTTTGCGAGCTGCAACACAAAAAAGTTATCAACCCAAATCTACATAAAGTCGACATGACCCCAGTGCCACCCCTATCAGTTGGGAGAGCTAGACTAAATTAAATGATAACGAGCTATTTAGAATGTAAACTCCTCTGTTCGTTCTTTATCAAAATGCGGTTTGTgtatcgtaaaaaaaaaaaaagccaaatatACATACTTCTCTTGTAACTTCCTGGGCTATAAAACTATAATTATGCCATTTAGGAGATAGTGTATAATACAGGCTGACCAAAAAGCACTTTTCGGCAAAATAGTTTTTAACGTACGGGGAGGGTTGCGAAAAGGCAAGACCACACAAAATAGACGTATGTCTGATGTGACGTCACCAAGCGTTAACTGAGCTGCAGGGAATCATTAAAATATACTTACAACCTGCCCCAAGAACATTCAGTTAGGCACAGTAAAGAGTATTAAATATAATGGGGATTACAACAAATGACAGTTTCACTGTTATTGATGAATTCACTACGAAGACAAACTCATTGCAGGGGATCCAAATTAAGATTGTGACATCACAAGCAGCTGTCAACCACTTTTAAATTACGCCCAAAACAAAGTTTATATACGGATAACAGGAGGGTAGTCACCCACAATTTAGTCCTCATGTCACAGCCACAAAATGAGGGGGCGTCCCCCCATTCACAGCCCGTAAACATTCCCGTCGGCCATGTGGAAACTAATTAGTAGGGCCCCGAATATATAAAACGCATCTATATTCCACCTAAAGATAGCGTGAGGACAGAACCATAGGACAGTTTTGAAAGCCCTGTAACTGCTCTCGTTAACCGACACGATAAGACGCCGTACACGCCATCGGGCTTATACCAGTCGTGCGTACTACGCAGCGCTGAAACTCTGATCCGATACACAACAATCGCAACACCCTTCTTGCCAAAGAGCGGATAGCCTGCTGGTGCCGGGGCCCGTAGCACCAACGGTACTAGGGAGGACCACGATGGAAACGACAAACCAGAGAGCACCTCCTAGAGAGCACAGCACGGTTTGAGGCCTACTCTTGTGCTGCGGCAGTCCTGCCCCTTCTCTCTTATAGACGTCCGTCAGCTCCTTCCTTCCACCCTCCAACTTTAACACCCGATCTCTTCCGCGAAAGGTTCAGGGGCCCCTTCGGCGCCGTCTCTGAATTATCCCGGCTCACGCGGTTACTCACAGGCATGTTTGCGCAGACACAGCCGCTGCTAGAAAGGAGCGAGGCCGGAAGTAGCGGCCGCTATATAAGAGCGAGCGTGCGCACGACCGGAAGAGACGTAATGACGCTAGAAGGTGGCTGTGTGAATTGGGCATGTCTCGgcagtggggtgagtggatgaaaaTCCGGAGTGGGCCAGTGGTAATATCACTGCCCAGTCACCTGAAGCCCGCAGCCATGCACGAAAGTCCATGTGCTGCAATCGTAGTTATTATTTGGCCATGGTTTTTAATTTTCCAAGAGAAAAAAGAATATGTTGACAACTAAAAAAGAAGCAAGTGCACAAAAGTCCGGTGGTTTACCAAATACATATAAGAAGCACGAAAACAATTTGCATTTCTTTTCGTTACAAGTTTGACTGTGCCGTTTTACGTTTACTCGTTTCAAATTTAAAACGATGTATTTCAAGATGGCCTCGCGCGTGTTTTCGCTTAGAGCGAGAGGACCCGTTCAAATATGTCCGCCAGTTATGTATTTTACAAGTCGATGATCTTCATTTTTATTCATAGGTCTTATGTTGTATTACAGTAAGTAAGCGTCGTCAATCCTATTATACTAGGAGCATTACTTTAAAAACCATGTTGTTCATCAATATCATTTATATTGGGATACTAATTATGGTGAAAACCTTCCCAAATAGCAGACCGCAAAATGTGACCTGTACGTGTAGTTTCGTGACTACAAAGTAAAAATATTACCATTTCTCACATAATACAACCAGTGCCCAAGGGTCGCAGTGTGTGCTGAGCACGCTAGACTCACTCTGTCCTTAGGAACCCTGACTGTTCTCTTATGTCTTTTAGATCATCATCATCTGTGAAATAATATTTTAAACTGCGTGCAACGAGCAAACGGTGGAATACTCCACTATCTCTACAATACAAAATTAATTCAAATACCATGGTGGTGCCTTTTGCTGTCCTCTGAGGACACCGTGCGTTATAATTTGTAATAGCTTTGAAGCATGCCTGGGCATGTTTGTGCCTGCAAGGCTTATGTAAGAGAGAGCAAGAGGTACCGTGAACCAATCGGTTGCAAGGCATAACGTCAGCCACTTTATAGTCATGTCAACGTGACGAGGGACTTTTCAGTGGAAAATCCCTAGACTAATCATTGTCAGATCGCACACTACACCCAGTTCTACCTTTTGTGTCACCAAGGAGGTCGAAGTACAAAATACAAGACATAGGTGAGCCCCGTAAACTCGAGCAGTAAACCCTGCTGTGGTTCGATGTTGGGCCAGGTGCATGGGATGACTGGCATCAGGGCATGAGCAGtggtttaaatgggcaggtactctaAGGGACTGAGTACCTCCAGTTCTTCAATTTGAAAGGGAGAGCTCTGATGCCATATACTTAATGGGAGAGTAGCAGCACATTTAAGGAACAAACAGGTACTCCAAAGACTGAGCACctgaact
This portion of the Pleurodeles waltl isolate 20211129_DDA chromosome 12, aPleWal1.hap1.20221129, whole genome shotgun sequence genome encodes:
- the RPS27 gene encoding small ribosomal subunit protein eS27; this encodes MPLAKDLLHPSPEEEKRKHKKKRLVQSPNSYFMDVKCPGCYKITTVFSHAQTVVLCVGCSTVLCQPTGGKARLTEGCSFRRKQH